The genomic segment GGGCGGCGATTTTCTCATCACGGGAACGCCGGGGTACGCCTGAAGAGATCGAGGGCATGCCGCCAAGCGCGTCTGGTGAGATCATGGGCGGCCTTCGCTAAAGGGAGTTTGAACCATGTTCACGGGTATCGTTGAAACCACGGGCGCGGTACTGACGCTAGACGGCGACCGGGACGGCCTGAAGCTGACCGTTGAGGCGCCGGCCATGTCGGCCGGATTTCAGCCGGGCGACAGCGTCGCCGTGAACGGTGTCTGTCTGACCGTCGTGGATACCGCGGACGAGGTATTTTCCGTGGAGATCGTACCAGAGACGGTCTCCCGGACGACCTTCGGCAATCTGGGGGTCGGAGACCGGGTCAACCTGGAGCGGCCGCTGCGCCTGTCGGACCGCATAGACGGCCACCTGGTCCAGGGACACGTGGACGGCGTGGGACGCATCGCGGCGCGGGAAGAGCGGGGCAACAGCCTGTGGTACGAGGTGGAAATCCCGGACGATCTGACCCCCTTCGTCATCGAGAAAGGGTCCGTCGCGCTGGATGGAATTAGCTTGACAATCGCCAGTCTGACGGGTAATTTGGCAGCCGTGTCGATCATACCGCATACCGCGTCGATCACGACGTTCGGCAACAGGCGGAGCGGTGATGAAGTGAACATAGAAGTGGACATGGTCGGCCGGTACGTCGCGTCCCTTTTGCATTCCGGCTGGAACGTAGATCCTAGCGAGAAACCGGGGTCATCATCCATTACCGAAGCCTGGTTGAAAGATACGATGTAGCGCAGGCGATACCCGGCGACGGTTCGAGCACAGACCGGGACGCTTCGTTTCCGGGTGACCGAAAAACGGTTGAGCCGCATGTCGTCCCCCTTTAGTACCATCCCGGATGCCATCGAAGAAATCAGGGCCGGGCGCATACTGATCGTCATCGACGACGAAGACCGCGAAAACGAAGGTGATTTCATCATGGCCGCCGAAAGGACGACTCCGGCGGCCATTAACTTCATGGCCCGTTACGGCCGGGGACTGATCTGTCTTCCGACCACCCGCGAGCGCCTGGAAGAGCTCAAGGTGCCCGCCATGGTCGGCGAGGAGGTCAACACGGCGCTGCTGGGCACCCGGTTCACCGTATCGGTCGACGCCGTCAACGGTACGACCTCGGGCATATCGGCGGCGGACCGCGCCGAGACGGTCCAGGTGTTCGTCCGTCCGGGCAGCAGGCCCGATGACCTGGCGCGGCCGGGGCATATCTTTCCGCTGCAGGCCTTCGACGGCGGCGTATTGCGCCGGGCCGGACACACCGAGGCCACGGTCGACCTGATGCGGCTCGCCGGGCTCTATCCGGCCGGCGTGCTCTGCGAGATCATGGACGATGACGGGTCCATGGCCCGTCTTCCCCGCCTGGTCGAGATCGCGAACGATCATGACCTGAAGATCATCACCATCAAGGACCTGATCGAATACCGCCGGCGCAGCGAGAAGCTGGTAAAGCGGGTAGTCACGACGACCATTCCGAGCAGATACGGGGAGTTCGAGTCCCACCTCTACGAGGACGAACTGACCGGCGATCATCACGTCGCCCTGGTCAAGGGCAGGGTGGACGGTGAGCCGAACGTGCTGGTCCGCGTACACTCCCAGTGTCTTACGGGAGACGTTTTCGGGTCCATGCGATGCGATTGCGGCGACCAGTTGCAGCAGGCACTGAAGCGCATCGCCGCCGAGGGAAGCGGCGTGCTGTTGTACATGCGACAGGAGGGCCGGGGCGTCGGACTGGCCAACAAGCTCAGGGCTTACGCCCTCCAGGATCAGGGCCATGATACGGTGGAAGCGAACCAGGCGCTGGGTCTGCCCGTGGACGCGCGCGACTATGGGATCGGATCCCAGATCCTGGCCGACCTGGGTCTGACCACGATCCGGATCATGACCAACAACCCGTCCAAGCGGGTCGGGATCGAGGGCTATGGCCTTCAGGTTACGGAACGCGTCCCGCTGCAGACTTCGCCGAACCGGCACAACGTGGGTTATCTCAAGACCAAGCGCGGCAAGCTTGGCCACCTGCTCGACCTCGACGAGTCGCCGGACGACGTCGGCTTCGACAGCCTGCTTTGATTTCGCGCCTGCCGCGCGGGCCTTGCCCGCCATGCAGGCCTTGTTGACCGGATGATTCTGAAAAACCGCTGACCTGCGGACGGGAACGCGGGCGCGGACGGAAATGATGTGCAAGGAGCAAGTTCGGATGGGCGTGATCCGCAAGGAGCGAGTTCGTGACGAATTTGATTGAAGGCAGCCTGGTGAACGGCGCGACGGACCGGTACGGCATCGTCGTCGGCCGTTTCAACGGCTTCATCAGCGAATCCCTGCTGAAAGGCGCGCTGGACGGGCTCCGACGCCACGGAGTCGATGACGATCGGATCGACGTGGCCTGGGTGCCGGGCGCCTTCGAGATCCCGCTCGTGGCCAGAAAGATGGCGGGAAGCGGGAGTTATGACGCCGTGATCTGCCTGGGTTGCGTCATCCGCGGCGCCACGCCTCACTTCGACTACGTGGCCGGGGAAGCAGCCAGGGGGATCGCGGCCGCGGGCCGGGACACCGGGGTCCCGGTGATCTTTGGCGTGCTGACCACGGAAAACCTCGAACAGGCCATCGAACGCGCCGGTACGAAAGCGGGCAACAGGGGATGGGACGCCGCGCTGGCCGCCCTGGAAATGGCCGACGTGATGCGCCGGCTGAGCGGATCGGGCGGTCCGGGCGAGTCAGGCGAACCAGGGGACTCGGCGTGAACGCGCGCGCGGCGGAACGGCGCCTGGGCCGTGAACTGGCCCTGCAGTCGCTGTATCTCGCCGAACAGACCGGAGGGGATCCCGGCAAGGCCCTTCCCAGGCTGCCGGGATGGTCCCTGGCGCCGCAGAATACCCGGCGTTTCGCCGAGATGTTGATCGATCGGCTCGGGCAGCACCACGAGACCGTGAACCGGCACATCACCGCGGTGGTGCGGCACTGGGACCGGGACCGCGTGGCGCGCATCGACGACTGCATCCTCCGGCTGGGCGCCTGCGAACTCATTGCCTTTCTCGATATACCGACGGCGGTTTCCATCAACGAAGCGATCGAGCTGGCCAAGAAGTACAGCACGGAACAGTCCGGGGGGTTCGTCAATGGCGTCCTGGACGCCGTGGCGGCGAGACACCTCGCGACGGCCGAGCAAACCTGATCCTGCCTTATCGGCATACCAGCGTATGCACAGGAATGAACCCGAAAAGTGCGATACGGCATTCTGTCCGACATACATGGAAACCTGGAAGCGCTGGATGCCGTGCTCGAAGCGCTGGAAGAAGAGCGCATAGACCGATACCTCTGCCTGGGCGACATGGTCGGGTACGGAGCCAGTCCCAATGAGTGTCTCGACCGCGTAATCGGGCTGACGACGGACGTGATCGCCGGCAATCACGATCATGCCGCGATCGGGAAACTGGATATCGCCACGTTCAACCACTTTGCGGCGGAAGCGGCCCGGTGGACGCGGCGGCAGCTCACACCCGCGGGACGGCGGTACCTGGCCGAACTGCCCTACACCCGGCGAATAGGCGATCTCTACGCCGTCCACGCGAGCCCCGACAACCCTGGAGCATGGCATTATCTTACGTCGCTCGGGCGCGTGATCGAAGGGTTCGAGGCGCTGCCCGGCGGCATATCGGTTTGTGTCCTGGGCCATACGCACTCGCCGGGCATTTTCGAATCGAGTACCGCGGAGAATCGATGCCGGGAGGTTCCGGCCCGCACACATCCCCTGGCGCCGGAGAACAGATACATCGTAAACGTCGGCAGTGTCGGTCAGCCGCGGGACGGTGATCCCAGGGCGGCTTACTGCGTGTTCGACGCGGGCGAGAGACGGCTCGAAATAAAGCGGGTTCCCTACGACATGGAGACGGTGCAACGAAAGATCCGCGACGCCGGGCTGCCGGACATGCTCGCCGAACGCCTCGCGCACGGCAGATGAGCAGCGGCTTATTCGCCCGATGACAGCGTCTCGCCCGCTGACGGCGTCTCGTCCCGATGGAGAACAGCATCTTGTCCGATGAAGAACAGTGTGTCATCCCGATGAACAAAGAACCTTAAAGGGGAATATCAGCACATGCCCGTGTTTCGCGTCGTTTTCATGATCGGCACGGCGGCCGCATTTCTCATCTCGCTGGCCGTGTATACGAAGACCATCGCTCCCACCGTACCCTTCTGGGACGGGGGCGAGTTCATTGCGGCTTCTTACATCCTGGGCATACCTCATCCGCCCGGCTCTCCCCTTTACATCCTGATCGGCCGGCTCTTCACCATGCTGCCCGACCTGGGCATGGGTATCGCCTGGCTGGTGAATTTCTCTTCGTGCCTGTTCAGCGCCCTGACCGTGACGGCCGTTTACCTGGTCGTCGTGAAAACCGTTACGCTCAACCGGGACCGGGATGGACTGACCGGGTACGAGAGCGTGATCATCTGTTGCAGCGCATTGACAGGCGCGCTCCTGCTGGCGTTTTCAGATACGTTCTGGTTCAACGCGGTCGAAGCCGAGGTCTACGCGCTTTCCATGTTGATCATGATGGTCTGCACCTGGGCGATCCTGCACTGGATCGAAAACCACGAGCAGAGCGGCAGCGAGCGATATCTCTTCCTGATCGCCTACCTGGCTTTTCTCGGTATCGCCGTGCACATGTTCACCATGCTGGTCCTGCCTGCCGCGTTTCTGAGCGTTGTCTATACGGACCGGGTCATCCGGTCAAACAGGAAACTGATTCTGCTCTGTGCGGTCATGGGCCTTATCCTGTTCAGCGTCGTAGCCTCCATCGACGTGTTCTTCCTCGCGGTTCCGCTCGCCATTGCCGGTCTGGCGCTTTCCAGGGGACGGCTGCCTTGGGGCTTCCCGGCACTGGCGTTCGTCCTGTCCGTCGCCGTGATGTTTTTCGGACTGGAAGGCGTCGGCTCGTACAACGGACTTCCGCTGCTCGTGATCGGCGGATTCGAGGCCACCTGGGGAACGGTCATGTTCAGCGTGGCGCTGGTGAGCCTCGGCCTCGCCCTGGCCTCCGCGACGGCCGACGATGCGGGCCGGTACAAGTGGCCTTTCTGGATCATCGTGCTCTGTCTCGCCGTACTGGGATACTCCGTGAACTTCTACGTGCCGATACGGGCGGCGCAACAGCCGGTAATCAACGAGAATGATCCGTCGAGCTGGGCTAATTTCGAGGGATTTCTGGAGCGAAAGCAATACGGCCAGGAGGGCATGCTCGAATCGATGTTCAATCGCAAAGGCAGCTGGTCATCCCAGTTCGGCAACGGCGAAAACATAGGATTCTGGCGTTTCTTTTCCCGGCAGTTCAGCGATCCCGGCTTCCCCTACTGGCTCTTCCCCGTTCTGCTGATCGCCCTGGGAATCCTCGCCCAGGCGGAGCGCGACCGCCGAAGCATCCTGTTCCTGGGCGGGATGCTGCTCACGTGCAGTCTCGGCCTCATCCTGTACATGAACTTTTCAGACGGTACCCGGGGCATACAACGCGAGGTGCGCATCCGGGACTATTTCTACACGCCCGCCTTCGTCTATGCCTCGGTGCTGATGGGCATAGGGATGAGGTCGCTGCTGGGACAGATCTCTACGTGGCTGCATCGATTCCGGTTGCCCATGGAAAGAGGCACCGCGGGAATCGCCGTGTTGTCCATCGCCCTTCCGCTCGTTCCTTTCACCTATCACTACGAATCCCACTCCCGCGAGGGCAACTACATCCCGTACGACTACGCGTACAACATCCTGCAGTCGTGCGACGAAAACGGGCTCATCTTCACCAACGGCGATAACGACACCTTTACACTCTGGTTCCTCCAGGAAGTGGAAGGCATACGCAAGGACGTGCGGGTGATCAATCTCAGCCTGCTCAACACGAACTGGTACATCAAGCAGTTGAAATACCAGGAGCCCAGGGTACCGATCGCGCTGGCCGACGAGACCATCGACGCGCTGAGCCTCCAGCGCTGGGACGACAGGGAGGTCGAGATCGCCGGGATGACGTGGACCGTACCGAGGGCCGGTACGCTTGGAGAAGATATCGGATATCTCAGGGTGCAGGATCTGATGGTTCTGCACATCCTGGAACAGAACAACTGGGAGAAACCCGTCTTTTTCGCCGTGACCGTCCCATCGGAGAACGACGTGGGCCTGGACGGGCACATGCAGATGGAAGGCATGGCATGGCGGATCGTGCGGGACCCCAACCCCGAACTGATGGACCTCGACAGGACCCGGCACAATCTGTGGAACGTCTATCAGTATCGCGGCATAGCGGATCCGGAGGTATACAAGGACGAACAGGTCAGCACCCTCCTGCGGAATTACACCGTGTCCTTCCATCAACTGGCGCTCAACCGCTGGAAAAGGGGTGAAATCGATCAGGCCATTGCCGCCATCGAGAAATACCTGGAGTACGACATCACCAACGGGGTGCTCGAGCGATTGATGCTCATCCAGTTTCACGCCGACAAGGGCATGTTCGCGGATGTCGAGCCTTATGCGTTCGAGCTGGCAGGTGAATACAAGACTTTTGACGGGTATACGGCCCTGAACCAGGCCATGCAAAAACAGGGACGGGTCGAGGAGGCCATCGCCCTGCTTGAACGCGGTGTGGCGACTTTTCCCGAATCTACCGCGGGGTACGATCAACTGGTAAGTCTCTACTACCAGCGGGACGATACGGAGCGCGTGCTGGAGACCCTCGAAAGGTGGCAGCGAATCGCACCGGGAGATTCGGTCGTACAGGCCATGATCGACGAACTGAAGGAGGCCGGCGACGCGGGCGGACCCTAGGCGGACCGGTCCGTGGTCCGCACACGGGGCGGCAGGGCTCCGCGCGGGACAGCAAAGCTCCGCACGGGACGCTAAGGCTCCGCTGGTTTCCGCGGCCTCGCGGCGGGAGTGTTGCCGGTTCAGGTAAATGCGCATTCTGATCATCAACTGGCGGGACATCCGCAACCCGGAAGCGGGGGGCGCCGAGGTGCACCTGCACGAGACGTTTTCGCGGATCGCCGCGTCGGGACACCAGGTTACCCTGCTTTGCTGCCGATTCCCCGGCGCGACGGATTTCGACCATGTAGACGGGATCGAAATCATACGATCCGGCGGGAAGTGGACGTTCAACCTGGCCGTTCCCCGGTTTTGCCGACGGCACCTCGCACACCGTTCATACGACGTAATCATCGAAGACATCAACAAGATCCCGTTTCTGCTGCCCTGGTTCGTGAAGGAAACCCCGGTGATGGTCCTGCTGCACCATCTGTTCGGAACCACGTTCTACCGCGAAACCAATCCGGTATTCGCGACCTACCTGTATTTCATGGAACGGCTGATTCCCTGGGTCTACCGGGGGTGTCCCTTCGAAGTCGTATCGGGAAGCTGCCGCGACGAACTCGTCGGCATGGGGGTTTCGGCGGACAGCATCAGCGTCGTGCACAACGGACTCGCCGCCGGGATCATGGATGCGCCGGACCGCATGGACCGCCCGGCCGCGCCGGGCCGCAAGGAACCCGGGCTGATCGTATATCTGGGCCGTCTGAAGAAGTATAAGAACGTGGACCACCTGATCCAGGCCTTGGCGATTGTCCGCGAGGAGGTTCCCGGCGCCCGCCTGCTGATCGCGGGGACGGGGGACAGGCGGGCCGCGCTGGAAGCGCTGACCCGGTCCCTGGACCTGGAGGGGGCGGTTGAATTCGCCGGATACGTATCGGAATCGGAGAAGATCAGCTTGCTGACGCGGGCTGAGGTCGCGGCGTATCCGTCCAGCAAGGAAGGATGGGGGATTACCGTGATAGAGGCCAATGCATGCGGTACGCCGGTGGTAGCCACCCGCGTCTCCGGGCTGCGGGACGCCGTGGTCGACGGGGAGACCGGCCTGTTGACGCCCCCGGGGGACCGAAAGGCGATGGCGCGCGCCCTGATCGGCCTTTTGCGGGAACCGGATGAGCGGGAGCGGCTCGCCCGAAACGCTCAGGCAAGGAGCAGGCGTTTCACCTGGGACGAAACGGCCCGTCAGACGATCCAGGTTATCCGGCGTACCATGGGGGAAAGCGCAGATGCCCGGTGAGCATCTGGAGAAGCGGGAGGACAGGGTGGATGTTTCCGTCGTAGTCCCGCTGTTGAACGAGGCGGAGAGTCTTCCGGAACTGCACCGGCGGATTGCGGACGCGCTGGAAGAGGCCGGCGCGTCATTCGAAGTGATCTTCGTCGATGACGGCAGCCGGGACGGGTCCTTCGAGACCATACGGCAGCTCAGGGAAGACGACGGCCGGGTCAGGGCTATCCGGTTCCGCCGCAACTATGGAAAGTCCGCGGCGCTGGCCGTCGGTTTCGAAGCGAGCCGCGGCGATGTCGTCGTGACCATGGACGCGGACCTGCAGGATGACCCGGCGGAGGTTCCCCGCATGGTCGACCTGCTCGGGCAGGGATCCGATCTCGTCTCGGGGTGGAAGAAAGACCGAAAGGATACTCTTTCGAAAAGGCTTCCTTCGAAGCTGTTCAACCTGGTTACCGGAATCGTCTCCGGCCTGCGGCTCCACGATTTCAACTGCGGCTTGAAAGCCTACCGGCGAGAGGTCGTGGAGAATATCCCCGTCTACGGCGAACTCCACCGTTATCTGCCGGTACTGGCGCACTGGGCGGGTTTCCGCGTCACGGAAACACCGGTGCTGCACCATCCAAGAAAGCATGGAAGCAGCAAGTTCGGCATGGGCCGGTTTACCCACGGACTCTTCGACCTGCTGACCGTGTACTTCGTATCGAATTACACCCGGCGTCCGCTCCATCTATTCGGTTCCTTCGGCCTGTTGTCTTTCGTCACGGGATTGGGCATCGCACTCTATCTGACCTGGCTCTGGCTGAGCGGTGTCGGCATCGGGACCCGGCCCCTCCTGCTGTTCTCCGTACTCCTCATGGTCCTCGGCATCCAACTGGTCTCCATGGGCCTGATCGCGGAAATGATCGCCCACCAGGCCCGGCGCACGGAAGATTACGCCGTCCGGGAACGGCTGGGATGATATCATGGCACGCTCCCGGCACGGCCGGATCTGTTTTTTCGGCACCTACGAACGTGACTACCTGCGCAACCGCACGCTCGTCGAAGGCCTGAGAAGTTCGGGCTGGCAGGTGCAGGAATGCCACGTGCCCCTCTGGGAGAAGGAACGCGACAAGACCGGCGCGTACCTGGGACTGTGCTCACTGGCATTTCGCGCCGTAGAACTGAAGCTGGCCTACCTTCGGCTGCTGCTGAAGTATGTTTTCACGGTTGGAAACTACGATATCATGGTGGTCGGGTACATCGGCCATTTCGACATGCCGCTGGCGTGGCTGCTCACCAGGCTGCCGCGGCGCCCCCTCGTTTTCAGTCCCCTGATCTCCCTGTACGATACCCTGGTCAACGACCGCCGCTCCTTCGCGGCCGGCACGCTCATGAGCCGGCTTCTGCGGCGGCTGGACCGGTGGACCTGCGCGAGGGCGGATCTCGTGCTCCTGGATACGGACGCCCACATCGGTTACTTCGTGGATACTTTCGGTCTTCCGCGCCACAGGTTCGCACGGGTATTCGTAGGCGCGCCGGAGTCGGACGCCCTACCCTGTGCGGCCGGTGAAAAATCGCCGGATGACAGGGAGTTCCAGGTTGTCTTCATCGGCAAGTTCACGCCGTTGCACGGACTGCCTTCTATGCTGGAAGCGGCGCGGCGGCTCCAGGACGAACCGGACATCGTCTTTCATTTCATCGGATCGGGACAGTTGAGCG from the Gemmatimonadota bacterium genome contains:
- a CDS encoding glycosyltransferase, translating into MARSRHGRICFFGTYERDYLRNRTLVEGLRSSGWQVQECHVPLWEKERDKTGAYLGLCSLAFRAVELKLAYLRLLLKYVFTVGNYDIMVVGYIGHFDMPLAWLLTRLPRRPLVFSPLISLYDTLVNDRRSFAAGTLMSRLLRRLDRWTCARADLVLLDTDAHIGYFVDTFGLPRHRFARVFVGAPESDALPCAAGEKSPDDREFQVVFIGKFTPLHGLPSMLEAARRLQDEPDIVFHFIGSGQLSDEMHETARRLALDNVRFTEWIPYEMIPRYLQGAGVCLGIFGTTDKAARVIPGKVFIALSLGKAVITADTPAIRELLTDGESAAVCGRGDPDALARAIRGLYEDRELLDRIAEGGRRVFRDHASTEQVGRSASIVLEKLMTGSV
- the ribE gene encoding 6,7-dimethyl-8-ribityllumazine synthase, with product MTNLIEGSLVNGATDRYGIVVGRFNGFISESLLKGALDGLRRHGVDDDRIDVAWVPGAFEIPLVARKMAGSGSYDAVICLGCVIRGATPHFDYVAGEAARGIAAAGRDTGVPVIFGVLTTENLEQAIERAGTKAGNRGWDAALAALEMADVMRRLSGSGGPGESGEPGDSA
- a CDS encoding bifunctional 3,4-dihydroxy-2-butanone-4-phosphate synthase/GTP cyclohydrolase II, with protein sequence MSSPFSTIPDAIEEIRAGRILIVIDDEDRENEGDFIMAAERTTPAAINFMARYGRGLICLPTTRERLEELKVPAMVGEEVNTALLGTRFTVSVDAVNGTTSGISAADRAETVQVFVRPGSRPDDLARPGHIFPLQAFDGGVLRRAGHTEATVDLMRLAGLYPAGVLCEIMDDDGSMARLPRLVEIANDHDLKIITIKDLIEYRRRSEKLVKRVVTTTIPSRYGEFESHLYEDELTGDHHVALVKGRVDGEPNVLVRVHSQCLTGDVFGSMRCDCGDQLQQALKRIAAEGSGVLLYMRQEGRGVGLANKLRAYALQDQGHDTVEANQALGLPVDARDYGIGSQILADLGLTTIRIMTNNPSKRVGIEGYGLQVTERVPLQTSPNRHNVGYLKTKRGKLGHLLDLDESPDDVGFDSLL
- a CDS encoding riboflavin synthase; translated protein: MFTGIVETTGAVLTLDGDRDGLKLTVEAPAMSAGFQPGDSVAVNGVCLTVVDTADEVFSVEIVPETVSRTTFGNLGVGDRVNLERPLRLSDRIDGHLVQGHVDGVGRIAAREERGNSLWYEVEIPDDLTPFVIEKGSVALDGISLTIASLTGNLAAVSIIPHTASITTFGNRRSGDEVNIEVDMVGRYVASLLHSGWNVDPSEKPGSSSITEAWLKDTM
- a CDS encoding glycosyltransferase family 2 protein translates to MPGEHLEKREDRVDVSVVVPLLNEAESLPELHRRIADALEEAGASFEVIFVDDGSRDGSFETIRQLREDDGRVRAIRFRRNYGKSAALAVGFEASRGDVVVTMDADLQDDPAEVPRMVDLLGQGSDLVSGWKKDRKDTLSKRLPSKLFNLVTGIVSGLRLHDFNCGLKAYRREVVENIPVYGELHRYLPVLAHWAGFRVTETPVLHHPRKHGSSKFGMGRFTHGLFDLLTVYFVSNYTRRPLHLFGSFGLLSFVTGLGIALYLTWLWLSGVGIGTRPLLLFSVLLMVLGIQLVSMGLIAEMIAHQARRTEDYAVRERLG
- a CDS encoding metallophosphoesterase family protein; amino-acid sequence: MRYGILSDIHGNLEALDAVLEALEEERIDRYLCLGDMVGYGASPNECLDRVIGLTTDVIAGNHDHAAIGKLDIATFNHFAAEAARWTRRQLTPAGRRYLAELPYTRRIGDLYAVHASPDNPGAWHYLTSLGRVIEGFEALPGGISVCVLGHTHSPGIFESSTAENRCREVPARTHPLAPENRYIVNVGSVGQPRDGDPRAAYCVFDAGERRLEIKRVPYDMETVQRKIRDAGLPDMLAERLAHGR
- the nusB gene encoding transcription antitermination factor NusB, yielding MNARAAERRLGRELALQSLYLAEQTGGDPGKALPRLPGWSLAPQNTRRFAEMLIDRLGQHHETVNRHITAVVRHWDRDRVARIDDCILRLGACELIAFLDIPTAVSINEAIELAKKYSTEQSGGFVNGVLDAVAARHLATAEQT
- a CDS encoding glycosyltransferase family 4 protein produces the protein MRILIINWRDIRNPEAGGAEVHLHETFSRIAASGHQVTLLCCRFPGATDFDHVDGIEIIRSGGKWTFNLAVPRFCRRHLAHRSYDVIIEDINKIPFLLPWFVKETPVMVLLHHLFGTTFYRETNPVFATYLYFMERLIPWVYRGCPFEVVSGSCRDELVGMGVSADSISVVHNGLAAGIMDAPDRMDRPAAPGRKEPGLIVYLGRLKKYKNVDHLIQALAIVREEVPGARLLIAGTGDRRAALEALTRSLDLEGAVEFAGYVSESEKISLLTRAEVAAYPSSKEGWGITVIEANACGTPVVATRVSGLRDAVVDGETGLLTPPGDRKAMARALIGLLREPDERERLARNAQARSRRFTWDETARQTIQVIRRTMGESADAR
- a CDS encoding DUF2723 domain-containing protein → MPVFRVVFMIGTAAAFLISLAVYTKTIAPTVPFWDGGEFIAASYILGIPHPPGSPLYILIGRLFTMLPDLGMGIAWLVNFSSCLFSALTVTAVYLVVVKTVTLNRDRDGLTGYESVIICCSALTGALLLAFSDTFWFNAVEAEVYALSMLIMMVCTWAILHWIENHEQSGSERYLFLIAYLAFLGIAVHMFTMLVLPAAFLSVVYTDRVIRSNRKLILLCAVMGLILFSVVASIDVFFLAVPLAIAGLALSRGRLPWGFPALAFVLSVAVMFFGLEGVGSYNGLPLLVIGGFEATWGTVMFSVALVSLGLALASATADDAGRYKWPFWIIVLCLAVLGYSVNFYVPIRAAQQPVINENDPSSWANFEGFLERKQYGQEGMLESMFNRKGSWSSQFGNGENIGFWRFFSRQFSDPGFPYWLFPVLLIALGILAQAERDRRSILFLGGMLLTCSLGLILYMNFSDGTRGIQREVRIRDYFYTPAFVYASVLMGIGMRSLLGQISTWLHRFRLPMERGTAGIAVLSIALPLVPFTYHYESHSREGNYIPYDYAYNILQSCDENGLIFTNGDNDTFTLWFLQEVEGIRKDVRVINLSLLNTNWYIKQLKYQEPRVPIALADETIDALSLQRWDDREVEIAGMTWTVPRAGTLGEDIGYLRVQDLMVLHILEQNNWEKPVFFAVTVPSENDVGLDGHMQMEGMAWRIVRDPNPELMDLDRTRHNLWNVYQYRGIADPEVYKDEQVSTLLRNYTVSFHQLALNRWKRGEIDQAIAAIEKYLEYDITNGVLERLMLIQFHADKGMFADVEPYAFELAGEYKTFDGYTALNQAMQKQGRVEEAIALLERGVATFPESTAGYDQLVSLYYQRDDTERVLETLERWQRIAPGDSVVQAMIDELKEAGDAGGP